The segment AGTCTTCAGTCGTCGCCCTGTGCAATTGCAAAGGATAGGTCACCATCTGAGGTACAGTACACCCGAGCAGGTTCCAAAAATATGGAGACAACTCCTGGAACAAACTCCTCGCGAATCCTTGTGGATGAGCCAGACACCCATCGAGAGTCGTCGAATCAGTTATATACTCACACTGAAGCAAATCCTCGAAAGCCCACCCCAAACGCCAATCGGGTTCATCCAGCGACCTTATACGCCACTCCACTAGCTTCAAAAAAGAAAACATGTGCTCCTGCACGTTCGCAATGACCGGCGAATCATCAAGCTCCCGGAGAACCAAAAAATTATCCTCCGCGTTCCAGACCCAGGCATCACTCAAATCCAACGGCAACGGCTTCATATCCCCCCCCTATACATAATCTACGCTAGATACCCACACCTAACCTGATCGATTCAAACATTTCTTCGCCAACTTGAAAACCGATAAACCCTGGCAAAGAGTTCCCTCGCTGATGGGCCTGGACTGAAAACCCTGTATTTTCAGCATGTTTCCTCTCAAAACATTCCACCTCACCCCACATGAAATAAGGAGATCTTTGCACGACGTCAGACTGCGCTGAATGCGCCACCAATGCAGAGGATTCCTCCTTGCCTTTCTTCATTGATTCGTGCTTGGTATGATCTAATCAACGGATTGTAATAAGGAGAGAGCATGCGGATGCGCGTTTTTCAGACCCTGATATTCCTGATCATGCTGGCGGCTTTCGCCTTCCCGGCTCAGGCTGAAACCAAGATCATCACCAAGACCATCCGCCAGTCCTTTGAAGGCATGCAGTCGCCTGAGGACGCTCGCATTACGGCTGTGACACGGGCCAAACGCATGGCCCTGGAAGAGGCAGGAACCTACCTCGAAAGCCTGACCGTGGTACAAAACGGCAGCCTGGCCCAAGACCAGATCATGGCCCTGGCAGCGGGTGTTCTCAAAACCGAAATCATTCAGGAAAAAAGATACGTCACGGACGACACTTTTGGTATCGAAGTCACCGCCCGCATCAACGTGGACACCTCAATACTGGATCGCCGAGTCCGAGAGTTTCTGGATAACGCAGGAGCTTTGCAGAAATTTGAGGAGTCCGAAAAAAAGCAGCAGGAATTGCTCGCCCGCATCGAAGAACTGGAAACGAAAAACCGCGAACTGACCAAGCTGAGCACCGAGCAGCGCGAGGAACTCAAGGAAGAGTTCAAGCATGTCTCGCAGGGTTTGACGGCGGAAGAGTGGACCCACAAAGCTTTCGCCCTCTGGGATAATGGACGATATACAGACCCGCAAAAAGCACTGGAATACCTGAATCAGGCTATCGAGCTGGACCCGCAATATGGCATTGCCTACAACGACCGTGGCAATGTCCACAATAACTTCAGCCAATACAAGCGGGCAATCGCGGATTATGGGCGAGCTATCGACCTGACTCCCGGCTTTGGCGAAGCCTACTATAATCGCGGCGTTACCTACGCCACACTCCAGCGACACTCGCGGGCAATCACGGACTTCAGCCAGGCCATCAAGCTCAATCCGAACTATACCAAAGCCTACTACAACCGGGGCGTTGTCTACGCCACTCTCGGGCAGTACCAGCGTGCAATTTGGGATTATGATCGTGCGATCGAGCTGAATCCAAATTACGCGTTTGCATATGGAAACCGCGCCTTCATGCACAAGGCGCTGGGGAACATCCTCCAGGCCAAATCCGATGCCAACAGGGCCAGGCTGATAAACTTCAACATCCCTGTCCCCACATTCTAACCCCCCAAATACTTCAGCCGGATGATCTCAAAAAGAAATCATGGGGCAGACCTGTCATTTCAGCTTTAACTCCCAAGGGATTGGTCGATCTCGTGGCACAGGGCGTGAATCCACTGGGCACAATCGGGGTAACGACCACGATTATCAAACCAGTTACCCAAAAAGTTCCTCACAATGGATCAGATAAAGCGCGGATTCAGCCAAAAGACAGCGGCAAAAACAGATGGCAAAAACAACAAAAGCCCCCGAATTTCGGGGGCTTCCTGAACAGCGTTGGACTTCGCTGGATGTGTCGCTGGCGGAGGGGGAGGGATTCGAACCCCCGGATGGTTACCCATCAACGGTTTTCAAGACCGTCGCATTAAACCGGACTCTGCCACCCCTCCGCAATTTGGGGACGCCGAACATATGCGGCAAGCCATCGAATGTAAACACCCTTTCCATACCCTAGCCCACCTCACGATATCAAGCACATCATTTCGCCGATCAACGCGCCCAGACCACCACATTCCGCATTCCTTCCCGGTAGTTGAGCCAGTCGCCTCACGGGCAAGGAGCAAGACCATCTGCGCTTTAGGCAAGTTGCACCAACGGCCCAATCCGCGTAAGGTCCGACACTGAAATAACATTCAAGGGGATCATCCGGTCGCTCACGCGAGCGCACCGCAAGGCCCTGAAAGCAATACGGAGGAACCATGGCCCCCGCGAAAAGCGGCGATACTGTACGCATCCATTACACCGGCAAACTCGAGGACGGGCACGTCTTCGATTCATCCATAGAGCGTGACGAACCCTTCGAGTTCACCCTCGGCTCGGGCAATGTCATCCCCGGATTCGACAAGGCCGTGACCGGAATGGATGCGGGAGAAAAAAAGACCTTCACCATCCCCGTGGCCGAAGCCTATGGCGAACGCAACGCAGAAATGGTTTTTGAATTTCCCAAGACCGAACTGCCCGGCGAAGTCGACCCCGAAGCCGGCATGGTGCTGGAAGCTCAGGGCGAAGACGGCGGCCAATATCGCCTGACCGTGACCGAAGTCAACGAAGATACCGTGACTCTGGACGGCAACCACCCCCTGGCTGGCAAGGATCTGACCTTTGAGATCGAGCTGCTGGAAATCGCGGAGTAGTGAAGCCGATGGAGTTGCCGCAAGACCGGCAGCAGAACACCATCAGGCCTCACCTCGACAAGAGAATGAACATCATAAGTATTACTCGGGTGGCCGCCCTGCTGGCGGCCATCTGCATCCTCACCGCGCAGCCGGTCCTCTCATGGGCCGCAGATAAAGCGACAATGAAGCAAACGCGGCAAATCACCCTCCTCGCCTTTGGCGACAGCCTCACTGCTGGTTACGGTCTGCCCGTGGACCAATCTCTGCCCTCGCAGCTGGAGCAACTGCTCCTGGCCGACCAATACAACGTGCGCATCATCAATGCGGGAGTCTCCGGCGACACCACCGCTGGCGGCCTGGCGCGTCTGGCATGGACCCTGGAAGAGCCTGTGGATGCTGCCATTCTGGAGTTGGGCGCCAACGATGCCCTCATGGGCCAGGACCCGGCAGCCATGGAGCGAAATCTGGACGCCATGCTCATGATGTTCGACAAGAAGGGTATCCCCGTGCTGCTGGCGGGAATGCGATCCATAGCCAACTACGGCGAGGATTACGCCCGCGCCTTTGACGGCGTCTTCCCCCGGCTGGCAGGCAAACACGGCACGCTGTTTTATCCCTTCCTGCTGGATGGCGTGGTCATGGACCCGACCATGAACCAGATGGACGGCATCCATCCCAACGCCCGTGGCGCTCGCGAAATCGCCAACCGCATGTACCCGCTGGTGCGCGAGCTGGTGGAACAGGCGTATCGGAACTGAGCCTTTTCTGAACGGACCAATTCTCAACCGCCCTGTCAGCAATACCCACATACCAATTTCAGTTTACTGTTCTTCCCATTTAAAAAGACGCACCGCCATCACAGGTCGTTCATAAGTGGCCAGATGCAAGGCGCAAAAAAAGTTCAAGTCCGACGCGTATCCAGACATACGCGAGGGCTTGAATTTTTTGCAGAAACGACGCAGATGACCGCTTAGGGGCGGACTGCATCACTCGTTGCGAAGCACCGGCCAAGCACTGCCCGCCAATGACTTCCTCACCCCCAGCACCCCCAACGTCACCGTGGCCGCAACGCCGCCCAGCACCACTGCGGCCAGTGTCCCCGGCAGGAAGACCCAGCGTCCGTCCATGCCTTCGGTCACGAACAGCCAGCCGCCCACCGTGCCCAGGGCTGCGGCCAACAGGGCCGCAGCGGCACCGAGGATGGCGAACTCCAGAACAAGGGCCAGCATCACATCCCGGCGCGTAGCGCCCAGCACCTTGAAGATCACCGCGTCCCGGTGCCGGGTGCGCAGGTTGGCGCGCAGGGCCTCGGCCAGCACCAGCAGTCCGGCCAGCAGCGTCACCGCCGCGCAGGAGCGCACGGCCAGACCGATATCCGCCACAATGCCTGCGATCTCCTCAAGCACCTCGCGCATGGAAATGGCAATCACCTCGGGGAATTGGCTGGTAATCTCCCGGAACAGCAGCGGCTCGGCCTCGCGCTCGGCATAGGCTGACACCAGCCATGTGTAGGGCGCACGCTCCAGAACTACCGGCGAAAAGATGATGGCGTGGTTGATACCACCGGTGGTGTAGTCGATGTCGCGTGTGGCGGCGATGGTCCCGGTCACGCGACGCCCCAGAATGTTCACGGTCAGTGTGTCGCCCACCCCAACCCCGAAGTCCTTGGCGATATCACTATCAAAACAGATCAGCGGCGGGCCAGCGTAGTCTTCGGGCCACCAGTCGCCCGTGACCAGTTCGACCTTTTCCGGGCGCGGCCCCGCAAAGGTCAGGGCGCGGTCCGAACGCAAGGCCCAGGACGAGCCCTTCCCCACTTCGGCCTCATAGGCAGGAATGCCGTTGATCTCCAGAATTCGCCCACGGATGGTTGGGGTCTTGTCCACGCGCTCGACTCCGGGCATTGCCAGAGCGACCTGTTCCAGTTCGGCCATGCGCCCCTTGGGTACATCGATAAAGAAGAACGATGGCGAAGTCGCTGGAGTCTGACGGCGGATCAGATCCTGAATATTGCCATCCGCCAGCAGCACGACCACCAACACGGTCAGCCCCAACCCCAGTGAGAACAGTACGCTGCCCGTGGAGGCTCCGGGGCGGTGCAGGCCAGCGATGGCCTGACGGAGATGCGGTGGCCCCACGCGCGGCATCCGCGCCGCCAGCAGACGAATCACCCAGGCATAGACCCAGAACAGCCCGATGCTGATCACGCTCCCGGCTGCAAACCCCAGAGGCAGACGGGGGCTGGGCGAAGTCAGAAGCAACAGGCCCAAAAGCATTCCGGCAGCGCCCAGACAGACCAGCACGGCCCACAGACCGGGGCGACGGCTTCCCGGATCGGCGTAGCCGCGGAACAACTGCGCAGGACGAATCCGGCCCACGGCAGACAAAGGCCAAACCGCAAAGATCAGGGCAATGAGGATTCCGTAGACCAGAGCCAGAAACACGGGCTCCCAATACAGACCATACCCCAACGGCACACCGATGCGTGCGGCCAAGGGTCCCGCTCCCAGCACCGCCACCAGCGTTCCCACCACGGCTCCGGCCAGACTTCCAGCCAGGGCCAGCCCCATGGTCTGCAACAGATAGATGGTGTTCACCAGCCGACGGCTCGCGCCCAGGGATTTCATCACCGCCACGGATGATTCACGCCCGGCCAAAAACGAGCGTACGGCCCCAGCCACGCCAATACCACCGACCAACAGCGCAGCCAGCCCCACAAGCGTCAAATTCGTTTCCAGACTGTCCAGCAGCCAGGTCAAACCGCCACCGGAACTGCGATAGGTCCTCAGCCGCAGTCCCCGGTCCGGGAACCGCTCGCGCAATTCCTCCATCAGACTCTCGGCCGCATCCGGTCCTGCACCATTGTTCAGACGCACATTGGCCCCGAAGCGGATCAGCCCGCCGGGCCGGATCAGCCCGGTCTCCTGCAAGGCATCCAGGGAAATCATCAAGCGTGGCCCCAGGCCGAAGAACTGGGTCACACGGTCCGGTTCCTTGCGAATCACATCGGTGATCACGAACCGCACCTGCCCCACCCCCACGACATCACCCGGCCGTAGGTTCAGGCGCAACAACAGTTCCCGTTCGGCAACGGCGCCGGGCAGACCGTCCTGCCCCGCCAGGGCCTGATGCAGGCTGCGTCCGGATTCCAAAACCATTTCACCATACAGGGGATACGCGCGGTCCACGGCCTTGAGCGACGACAGCACGGGCACGTCCCCAGTAGCGGGACGAACCATGGTCCGCATGCGGGCAAAATGCGAAACCCTGCCCCGCGCGGAAACCAGATCGATCACATCCGCCCCCGGCTGCACATGAGTCCGGGTGAATTGCACGTCTCCTCCCAGCAGGCGGCGTGCATCGCGAGTCAAACCATCATCCACCGCTGCTGAAAACACGCCCACGGCCGTGACTGTTGCCACCCCCAGAGCCAGACAGGTCAGAAATACACCGAACCCGCGCACTCCGCCGCGAAGTTCCCGTCGAGCCAGACGCAGGGCCAGGCGCAGTCCGGCAAAAAAGCCCAAGGATGACCTCCGGGTGGCCCTCATGCCCCGGCCTCCATCGCCTGGGCAGCACCATCCAGACAGCCGTCGCGCATGGTCACGGTTCGCGAACAGCGGGCGGCCAGCCCTCGATCATGCGACACCAGCACAAGGGTCGTGCCCAATCGCTCGCGGGTCTCGAACAGCAAATCAGCAACCCGCGCTCCGGTGTCGGCATCCAGGTTACCCGTGGGTTCGTCCGCCAGCAGCAATCGGGGTTGCGGAGCAAAGGCCCGGGCAATGGCCACTCGTTGCTGCTCACCACCGGAAAGTTGCGAGGGGTAATGCCCGGCACGGGCTTCCAACCCCACCGCCGCGAGGTTGGACCGTGCCCGGTCCATGGCGTTGCGTGCCCCGGCAAATTCCAGGGGCAGAGCCACATTCTCCAGAGCGGTCATGGTCGGCACCAGATGAAAGGCCTGAAAGACCACTCCCACATTGTCACGCCGGAATCGCGCCAGGGCATCCTCACCCAGCCCGGACAGATCGTGGCCCGCCACGCGCACCAGCCCCGAAGTCGGACGCTCCAGCCCCGCCGCCACCATGAGCAACGTGGTTTTGCCCGCTCCCGAAGGGCCGACGACGCTCACGGTCTCACCAGTGAGCACGGTCAGGTCCACTCCACGCAGCACGTCCACGCTGACGCCTCCGGCCCGCAGTGTCAGCCGCACATCCGCCAATTCCATGATGGGCTCGCGCCCGGATTCCGTATGGTTCATCATGCCCGCATCCTCCACGGGTGCATTCATTTTTACAGTTCTACCTGCATGATGCGATGAATTCTCCAACGAGGCAAGTTCCGCTGACGTTTAAAACGAGTCCTCATGCCATAATGGATAATCGTGCCGTTTTGTTCTATATCCCGAGCAGGCGAAACATGCGGTCCCACATCGGAATCCCGGGTACTCCAATGCGTGTGCCCTCAATCATATGGATGGAATTTCCCGACCGGAGCCGTCGCCCTCGAAACCAACGCCAGGAGTCTCGATCATGAAAGTCGTCGCATTCAACGGCAGCGCCCGTAAAAAAGGCAATACACAAGTCCTCATCGATCACGTCCTGGGAGAACTCCGGACCGAAGGCATCGAGACCGAGTCCATCTCCCTTGCCGGAAAGAATATCCGAGGCTGCGTCGCCTGCCTGAAATGCTTCAAGAATCAGGACAAACGCTGCGCCGTGGACATCGATTTTCTGAATGACTGTGTGGAAAAAATGCTGGGAGCAGACGGCATTATCCTGGGATCGCCCACCTATTTTGCCAACGTCTCCACCGAGATGAAAGCGCTCATCGACCGAGCGGGGATGGTCTCCAAAGCCAACGGCGACATGCTGGCCCGCAAGGTGGGAGCAGGTGTGGTGGCAGTGCGCCGTGGTGGTGCGCAGCAGGTCTTCAACGGCCTCAACGCCTTCTTCCTCATCGGCCAGATGATGGTGGTCGGCTCCAGCTATTGGAATGTGGGCTTCGGCCTGAACAGGGGCGAGGTGGAAAAAGACGCCGAAGGCGTGCAGACCATGCAGACTCTGGGCCGCAACATGGCCTGGCTGCTCAAGAAAATCCATGAATAAGCCCTGCGCCCAATCCGCTCCGGACCTGCTCATCAAGGCACTGGACGAATTGAATACAAGTTTGTGGTTCGAATGCCACGAAACCTTGGAAAGCCTCTGGAAATCACTGCCCAAGGATGCACCCGAGCGCGATCTGTACAAGGGAATCCTGATGATCGCCGTGGGCCTGTACCACAACGGTCGGGGACATCGTCTGGGCGCACTCAGAAAACTGCCCCGGGCTGTGGAATTGCTGGCTCCATTCGCCCCTGCCTGTCAGGGCGTGGATGTCAGCAAGCTGCTGGCCTGTTGCGGAAGGCTGCTGGTCTTTTTTGCCAATGCCGCTCCGAGCGCCCCCATTCCGCCCCAGTTACTGCCAGACATCCCACTCCCCGATCCTGCATAAAAAAACCCCGGAGCATAAGCCCGGGGTTTTTCATCAAAATCATCTTGAAAAAGCAACGCGTCACGTATTTTCGCAACGCATCAAGGGAATCTCACATGTCGCATCGCGGAGCCTATGCTGGCTCGGGTTAGGTCCCCAGAAAATTGACGATGCCTGTAAAGATGATCTGCGCTGCCAGGGCAGCCAGAATCAGGCCCGTAAGCTTGGTCAAAATTTCGATGCCCATCTTGCCCAGCACACGCTGCACATGGTGGGACATGAACAGGATAACACCAACGCAAATCACCGCCGCCACCAGCGCGGCGCAACCCACAAGCCTCTCGGTCCCTTCCAGACCAGCGCCCATAACAAGAAGCGCACCCGTGCTGGCAGGCCCCACGGTAATGGGAATGGCCAAGGGCACGACGCTGATGTCCTCCCCACTCTCGGACGGTGCCTTGCCTGGCTTGCCATGCACCAGGGACACCGCGGACAGGAACAGCAATGCTCCAGCCCCGATGCGGAAACTATCCACGGTAATGCCCAGCACGGCAAAAAGGCCATTGCCGAAGAAGAACAAGACCAGACAGGCAACAATCACCGCAAGGGTGACGCGAACGGCCACAGCCCGCCTCGCGGCCCGGTCCATGCCCTTGGTCAAAGCCAGGAACATGGACAACACAAAGAATGGAGCGAGCAGTACGAAAAATTTGATGAAAATGGAAACGAACAGATTCATGGAGCCCTCCGGGCAATCTTCAGACGCGTTATGCTTACGGTCCTTACCATACCCCGATCGGCAAAGGGGATTCTATCATATTCAGATGCAAATGCACCAAACGCTCATGGAACAGACCATTCAGAAAATCAGCCGGGCATTCGGCAGTTGTTCCCGCGTCGGTCTGTGGCGGGCAGCGGATGTAGCCGGGCCAGCGCGTGAGGTCAAGCCCTGTTCTCCGGCCAATGGTTCATCATCCGTAAGCCCTGGCCCCCAAAGACAGCAGGCTGCTGGTTCCGCCAAGCACCAAATCACTATAGGCCGAGCGTTGCCTGGCTGCTGCCGATGAGGCCTGACTGCCATAATTTGCAGCACCAGATCGCCCCCGGTACCGGGCCTGTTCGGCCCGCAGCTTCCCGTCATAGCCCAGCCAGGCCACATTGCGTCTGCCATCGGCAGCCGCACCGGACAGGATTTCCAGTGCCGATCCCGTGGAGGACGAAACTCCGGCATCCGCCAGGGCCACATTGGCACGCGCCAGATCCCGACGGACTTCACTCCGGGCCACTTCCTTATCCCGGCTGACCTGCGCCTCGATGAGTTTGGCATTCTCCTCGCCCTGCTTGAGGGCATTGTCAGCCTGCCGATCCGCTGTTCGTTGCTGATCTCTGGCTGCGTCGGCACTCTGCATTCCATCCATCACCTGATTGGCCAACCCCAGCCCCATAATGGTCCATGAAATCGGATCCGCACCCATTATCGTACCCTCGCATACAGATAGTAATCGTCATCGCCCACAAGCCTGCGCAGCAGCCCTTCGCGGGAAAATCCCAAAAACGCATACCAACGCGGCGGCAGGTCCAGGCTGTGATGGGCCGTGGTCTGTATCCGTGTCAGCCCATGTTCGCACTCGATGTCTTCCAACCCGCGCCTGATGGCCCGCGCCACTGCCACGGGCTGCTCACCAATCAACGTACCGCTGAACATCCAGGCATTGCCCGTGGCTCCGGGCTGCACCGCCACCCCCGCACAGGCTGCGACACAGCCCCGAACGAGGACCGTAAAGGCCGGACCGGACCGGGCATAGAACTCGGCCAATCGCCCAAG is part of the Desulfovibrio ferrophilus genome and harbors:
- a CDS encoding tetratricopeptide repeat protein, with the protein product MRMRVFQTLIFLIMLAAFAFPAQAETKIITKTIRQSFEGMQSPEDARITAVTRAKRMALEEAGTYLESLTVVQNGSLAQDQIMALAAGVLKTEIIQEKRYVTDDTFGIEVTARINVDTSILDRRVREFLDNAGALQKFEESEKKQQELLARIEELETKNRELTKLSTEQREELKEEFKHVSQGLTAEEWTHKAFALWDNGRYTDPQKALEYLNQAIELDPQYGIAYNDRGNVHNNFSQYKRAIADYGRAIDLTPGFGEAYYNRGVTYATLQRHSRAITDFSQAIKLNPNYTKAYYNRGVVYATLGQYQRAIWDYDRAIELNPNYAFAYGNRAFMHKALGNILQAKSDANRARLINFNIPVPTF
- a CDS encoding FKBP-type peptidyl-prolyl cis-trans isomerase, producing the protein MAPAKSGDTVRIHYTGKLEDGHVFDSSIERDEPFEFTLGSGNVIPGFDKAVTGMDAGEKKTFTIPVAEAYGERNAEMVFEFPKTELPGEVDPEAGMVLEAQGEDGGQYRLTVTEVNEDTVTLDGNHPLAGKDLTFEIELLEIAE
- a CDS encoding arylesterase — encoded protein: MNIISITRVAALLAAICILTAQPVLSWAADKATMKQTRQITLLAFGDSLTAGYGLPVDQSLPSQLEQLLLADQYNVRIINAGVSGDTTAGGLARLAWTLEEPVDAAILELGANDALMGQDPAAMERNLDAMLMMFDKKGIPVLLAGMRSIANYGEDYARAFDGVFPRLAGKHGTLFYPFLLDGVVMDPTMNQMDGIHPNARGAREIANRMYPLVRELVEQAYRN
- a CDS encoding ABC transporter permease, producing MRATRRSSLGFFAGLRLALRLARRELRGGVRGFGVFLTCLALGVATVTAVGVFSAAVDDGLTRDARRLLGGDVQFTRTHVQPGADVIDLVSARGRVSHFARMRTMVRPATGDVPVLSSLKAVDRAYPLYGEMVLESGRSLHQALAGQDGLPGAVAERELLLRLNLRPGDVVGVGQVRFVITDVIRKEPDRVTQFFGLGPRLMISLDALQETGLIRPGGLIRFGANVRLNNGAGPDAAESLMEELRERFPDRGLRLRTYRSSGGGLTWLLDSLETNLTLVGLAALLVGGIGVAGAVRSFLAGRESSVAVMKSLGASRRLVNTIYLLQTMGLALAGSLAGAVVGTLVAVLGAGPLAARIGVPLGYGLYWEPVFLALVYGILIALIFAVWPLSAVGRIRPAQLFRGYADPGSRRPGLWAVLVCLGAAGMLLGLLLLTSPSPRLPLGFAAGSVISIGLFWVYAWVIRLLAARMPRVGPPHLRQAIAGLHRPGASTGSVLFSLGLGLTVLVVVLLADGNIQDLIRRQTPATSPSFFFIDVPKGRMAELEQVALAMPGVERVDKTPTIRGRILEINGIPAYEAEVGKGSSWALRSDRALTFAGPRPEKVELVTGDWWPEDYAGPPLICFDSDIAKDFGVGVGDTLTVNILGRRVTGTIAATRDIDYTTGGINHAIIFSPVVLERAPYTWLVSAYAEREAEPLLFREITSQFPEVIAISMREVLEEIAGIVADIGLAVRSCAAVTLLAGLLVLAEALRANLRTRHRDAVIFKVLGATRRDVMLALVLEFAILGAAAALLAAALGTVGGWLFVTEGMDGRWVFLPGTLAAVVLGGVAATVTLGVLGVRKSLAGSAWPVLRNE
- a CDS encoding ABC transporter ATP-binding protein — translated: MMNHTESGREPIMELADVRLTLRAGGVSVDVLRGVDLTVLTGETVSVVGPSGAGKTTLLMVAAGLERPTSGLVRVAGHDLSGLGEDALARFRRDNVGVVFQAFHLVPTMTALENVALPLEFAGARNAMDRARSNLAAVGLEARAGHYPSQLSGGEQQRVAIARAFAPQPRLLLADEPTGNLDADTGARVADLLFETRERLGTTLVLVSHDRGLAARCSRTVTMRDGCLDGAAQAMEAGA
- a CDS encoding flavodoxin family protein, producing MKVVAFNGSARKKGNTQVLIDHVLGELRTEGIETESISLAGKNIRGCVACLKCFKNQDKRCAVDIDFLNDCVEKMLGADGIILGSPTYFANVSTEMKALIDRAGMVSKANGDMLARKVGAGVVAVRRGGAQQVFNGLNAFFLIGQMMVVGSSYWNVGFGLNRGEVEKDAEGVQTMQTLGRNMAWLLKKIHE
- a CDS encoding DUF309 domain-containing protein, producing the protein MNKPCAQSAPDLLIKALDELNTSLWFECHETLESLWKSLPKDAPERDLYKGILMIAVGLYHNGRGHRLGALRKLPRAVELLAPFAPACQGVDVSKLLACCGRLLVFFANAAPSAPIPPQLLPDIPLPDPA
- a CDS encoding MarC family protein, producing the protein MNLFVSIFIKFFVLLAPFFVLSMFLALTKGMDRAARRAVAVRVTLAVIVACLVLFFFGNGLFAVLGITVDSFRIGAGALLFLSAVSLVHGKPGKAPSESGEDISVVPLAIPITVGPASTGALLVMGAGLEGTERLVGCAALVAAVICVGVILFMSHHVQRVLGKMGIEILTKLTGLILAALAAQIIFTGIVNFLGT